One segment of Comamonas thiooxydans DNA contains the following:
- a CDS encoding TetR/AcrR family transcriptional regulator: MSGRPKEYDDTAVIDAAMDVFWTNGYEASSTQELCERTGLGRGSLYHAFGSKQKLYEQALRRYQELGLRAQMDILDGPGTAKERLRALLQWGVDGDLDPVKRRSCMALFSVMERSSKDPVIEQINRAYVAKLEAGLCRVIAVGQRNGELSSDRPALEVTRAFLASYYGLRILGQSMPDRAFLQDVLEGTVVGL, encoded by the coding sequence ATGAGCGGAAGGCCCAAGGAATACGACGACACCGCCGTCATCGACGCTGCGATGGATGTTTTCTGGACGAACGGCTACGAAGCCAGCTCGACGCAGGAACTGTGCGAGCGAACAGGCTTGGGGCGTGGCAGTCTCTACCATGCCTTTGGCAGCAAACAGAAGCTCTATGAGCAAGCCCTGCGCCGCTATCAGGAATTGGGACTTCGGGCACAGATGGACATTCTGGACGGCCCTGGCACTGCCAAGGAACGGTTGCGGGCGTTGCTGCAATGGGGCGTGGATGGCGATCTTGACCCTGTAAAGCGACGCAGTTGCATGGCGCTGTTTTCTGTCATGGAGCGCAGTAGCAAAGACCCGGTGATCGAGCAGATCAACCGCGCCTACGTCGCCAAGCTAGAAGCGGGGCTCTGCCGCGTCATTGCTGTTGGTCAACGCAATGGCGAGTTGTCCAGTGACCGGCCAGCCCTGGAAGTTACGCGCGCTTTCTTAGCGAGTTACTACGGGCTGCGCATCCTGGGGCAATCCATGCCGGATCGCGCGTTCCTTCAAGATGTTCTGGAAGGCACTGTGGTAGGTCTGTGA
- a CDS encoding MFS transporter, with translation MPLVVYILGLTIFSLTTSEFMVAGMMPSLTQAFGVSVTQIGYLISLYAIGMVVGGPLLTVGLLKLRVPNKKALLWLLGFYAIAQSVAASAMSYDIMAIARVVTGVAGSACFGVSLAICAEMVDVESRGRAASIVVGGLMLATVLGVPIATIIDQHWGWRASFWLVVALAVLCAVVITFLVPRAKTSATVSLGAELAEFKNRHLWAAYATSGLIIGATFAAFSYFAPILTEVTGFAASSIPWLLGIYGAANVVGNMVVGRYADNHTMPIMAWGLIVLGATLALFAVFAQSQVLSLAALIVIGLVGVPMNPAMIARVMKTAHPGALVNTVHTSVINIGLGLGAWIGGLGIATGYGVRSPLWVGAGLALLGLLSLLPYLGRKAGDARSLASGQ, from the coding sequence ATGCCGTTAGTGGTCTACATCCTGGGGCTGACGATCTTTTCGTTGACCACATCCGAGTTCATGGTGGCGGGCATGATGCCGTCGCTCACGCAAGCCTTCGGCGTATCGGTGACGCAGATCGGCTACCTCATTTCGCTGTATGCCATTGGCATGGTCGTCGGCGGGCCGTTGCTTACCGTCGGCCTGCTCAAGCTGCGCGTGCCCAACAAGAAGGCGTTGCTCTGGCTATTGGGCTTCTATGCGATCGCGCAATCGGTGGCCGCTTCCGCGATGAGCTACGACATCATGGCGATTGCTCGGGTGGTCACCGGCGTGGCCGGTTCCGCCTGCTTTGGCGTTTCGCTGGCGATTTGCGCTGAGATGGTTGACGTCGAGTCTCGGGGTCGCGCGGCATCCATCGTGGTTGGCGGACTGATGCTGGCAACCGTGCTGGGCGTGCCCATTGCCACGATCATCGACCAGCACTGGGGTTGGCGCGCCAGTTTCTGGCTGGTGGTGGCGTTGGCCGTGTTGTGCGCGGTGGTCATCACATTCCTGGTGCCGCGTGCCAAGACCTCCGCAACGGTCAGCCTCGGCGCGGAGTTGGCGGAGTTCAAAAATCGGCACCTGTGGGCGGCTTACGCCACCAGCGGCTTGATCATCGGCGCGACGTTCGCCGCTTTCAGCTACTTCGCACCGATACTGACCGAAGTGACCGGCTTCGCCGCGTCCTCAATTCCTTGGCTGCTGGGGATCTACGGGGCGGCGAACGTGGTGGGCAATATGGTCGTGGGGCGTTATGCCGATAATCACACCATGCCCATCATGGCGTGGGGCCTGATCGTGTTGGGTGCCACCTTGGCGCTGTTCGCCGTGTTTGCGCAAAGCCAGGTTCTCAGCCTTGCCGCGCTGATCGTTATCGGCTTGGTGGGCGTTCCCATGAATCCCGCGATGATCGCCCGTGTGATGAAGACCGCGCATCCGGGCGCGCTGGTCAACACCGTACATACCTCGGTCATCAACATCGGGCTTGGCCTCGGCGCATGGATCGGCGGCTTGGGCATTGCGACCGGCTACGGCGTGCGCTCGCCTTTGTGGGTAGGCGCCGGGCTGGCGCTGCTCGGTTTGCTCAGCCTGTTGCCTTATCTCGGGCGCAAGGCGGGCGACGCGCGCTCGCTGGCTTCCGGTCAATAG
- a CDS encoding ComEC/Rec2 family competence protein: MSIKSAMKVTVMPAGHGDCILVQCDDFNIMVDSGPYRKCIHERVHSGLVTALEGQPIHLAIITHNDDDHIGGLVRTLCDATLSVNALLFNSPQLIRKYIDHCSGEEVNVSTRQAFKVASKLTPCNKKVLVAGDTRTFFDDRIVLRVLSPLTEDILNYGSHMLAPFEKEELAGARGRDTPVCGTIHELRTMDDDGKAADASQTNALSLAFILTFEERSILFLGDSWPSRVMPSLAKLDHEGAPIQLDLVFVSHHGSKNNNTQELYQHIQTERYVISADGKQNPDVETFGRILRAGVGNIQKFYFSENSQQLKTMFSKSDINVYFPDNGPLTFDL, encoded by the coding sequence ATGTCCATCAAATCGGCAATGAAAGTCACAGTAATGCCTGCCGGACACGGTGACTGCATTCTCGTGCAGTGCGACGATTTCAATATCATGGTGGACTCGGGCCCTTACAGAAAATGTATCCACGAGCGTGTGCACTCAGGACTGGTCACCGCGCTCGAGGGGCAACCGATTCATCTCGCGATCATTACCCATAATGACGACGATCACATTGGTGGCTTAGTGCGCACGCTGTGCGATGCAACGTTATCGGTTAATGCACTTCTGTTCAATTCCCCGCAACTCATCCGTAAGTACATAGATCACTGCAGTGGGGAAGAAGTAAACGTGTCTACACGTCAGGCATTCAAAGTGGCCAGCAAGCTTACCCCCTGCAATAAGAAGGTCCTCGTCGCGGGCGACACGCGCACTTTTTTCGACGATCGCATCGTTTTGAGAGTCCTGTCTCCTTTGACGGAGGATATTCTTAACTATGGGTCACACATGCTCGCGCCGTTCGAAAAGGAAGAACTCGCGGGCGCTCGCGGCAGGGATACGCCAGTCTGCGGAACAATTCACGAGCTGCGAACCATGGATGATGATGGCAAGGCCGCCGACGCTTCCCAAACCAATGCACTGAGCCTTGCTTTCATACTTACTTTTGAGGAGCGATCAATCCTCTTTCTTGGAGACAGCTGGCCCTCCCGTGTGATGCCCTCGCTTGCCAAGCTGGATCACGAAGGAGCCCCCATTCAACTCGACTTGGTCTTCGTATCTCACCATGGCAGCAAGAACAACAACACGCAGGAGTTATACCAGCACATTCAGACGGAGAGGTACGTGATTTCTGCTGATGGGAAGCAGAACCCGGACGTTGAGACGTTTGGGCGAATTCTACGAGCAGGGGTGGGGAACATTCAAAAATTCTATTTTTCAGAAAATTCGCAACAACTCAAAACAATGTTTTCGAAAAGCGATATCAATGTATATTTTCCGGACAACGGACCCTTGACCTTTGACCTTTGA
- a CDS encoding H-NS family nucleoid-associated regulatory protein — protein sequence MSTNSYKELLAQREALEQQIAAARKAEVAGAVQQIRSLIDAFGLTQDDVFPTTKQKQKRETGSVAPKYRDPATGQTWTGRGKPPAWIKDQDRSKFEI from the coding sequence ATGAGTACAAATTCCTATAAAGAATTATTGGCACAACGCGAAGCTCTTGAGCAGCAGATTGCAGCCGCTCGAAAGGCCGAAGTCGCAGGCGCAGTGCAACAAATCAGAAGCTTGATCGATGCTTTCGGTCTGACGCAGGATGACGTTTTTCCTACCACCAAGCAAAAACAGAAGCGCGAGACAGGCTCCGTCGCCCCTAAATACCGCGACCCAGCCACAGGCCAAACATGGACTGGCCGAGGAAAGCCCCCAGCCTGGATCAAAGATCAAGACCGTTCCAAGTTCGAAATCTAA
- a CDS encoding GNAT family N-acetyltransferase, whose amino-acid sequence MTLEFKRLTEVGLEKIIALNSTPEVLRQMPLGRADFDEVKAKDWVENKDAQWAKYGYGPWAFIVDQEFAGWGGLQHEAGEADLALVLHPKYWGSGKVIYQGIINRAFTSMGLSSITILLPPSRKRIRGIFRLGFKSDGEFDIDGVQFMRFRLYATGNSEN is encoded by the coding sequence ATGACTCTAGAATTCAAACGTCTTACCGAAGTCGGGTTGGAAAAAATCATTGCGCTCAACAGCACTCCCGAAGTGCTACGTCAAATGCCTCTAGGCAGGGCCGATTTCGATGAAGTTAAAGCCAAGGACTGGGTTGAAAACAAAGACGCCCAATGGGCGAAATATGGGTACGGTCCTTGGGCATTTATTGTAGATCAGGAGTTTGCTGGGTGGGGAGGGCTGCAGCATGAAGCAGGTGAGGCAGACTTGGCCTTGGTGCTGCACCCCAAATACTGGGGAAGTGGTAAAGTCATTTATCAGGGAATTATTAATCGTGCTTTCACCAGCATGGGCTTGAGTTCCATCACTATTCTGCTTCCGCCCTCAAGAAAAAGAATTAGAGGGATTTTTAGGCTGGGATTTAAATCAGATGGTGAATTTGATATTGATGGCGTTCAATTTATGCGCTTTCGCCTCTACGCCACCGGAAATTCCGAAAACTAG
- a CDS encoding Rid family hydrolase: protein MSRPANTDIRKIPTRTGAVAIPASLEADVAQFHYAPARRVGDFVYLSGIVACNRSTEPMGDMAFCDELRDVFRQIECLLVASDAQMNDVIELQMFHVFGSDRLNLDKAGQLAAIARVRDEFFAAPYPIAVELGVAALNPDGGLVEIKAVAFSPNGRISGIEMVVT, encoded by the coding sequence ATGAGTCGGCCCGCAAATACTGATATTCGCAAAATCCCTACCCGGACTGGTGCGGTCGCGATTCCGGCCTCTCTGGAGGCGGATGTCGCACAGTTCCACTACGCACCGGCGCGCCGCGTAGGAGATTTTGTGTACCTTTCCGGCATTGTGGCTTGCAACAGATCGACCGAGCCAATGGGCGATATGGCATTCTGCGATGAACTGCGGGACGTGTTCCGGCAGATCGAGTGCCTGCTTGTGGCCAGTGACGCGCAGATGAACGATGTGATCGAGTTGCAGATGTTCCATGTATTTGGCAGTGACAGGCTGAACCTCGACAAGGCCGGCCAGTTGGCCGCCATCGCGCGGGTTCGTGATGAATTCTTCGCCGCGCCCTATCCGATTGCAGTGGAACTGGGAGTTGCCGCCTTGAACCCCGATGGCGGGCTGGTGGAGATCAAGGCGGTCGCATTCTCACCAAATGGGCGCATATCTGGCATCGAAATGGTCGTCACTTGA